One segment of Methylocella silvestris BL2 DNA contains the following:
- the tlpA gene encoding thiol:disulfide interchange protein TlpA, producing the protein MAREDFSLVGDPRLGRGGARRRLIIAFLLVGAAVLAFVYAMNARGGKEAAADVACPGSRQIAKTLAPLAHGEVAAFAVSTQPGPLPELVFNGPDGAPTALASFRGQTVLLNFWATWCVPCRKEMPALDRLQAKAGSDGFKVVAVNIDTAKLDRPKAFLKEAEIKNLDFFADETAGVFQTLKGVGKALGLPTTILVDRNGCDLGVMAGPAEWDSPDALALIAAARK; encoded by the coding sequence ATGGCGCGAGAAGATTTTTCGCTGGTCGGCGATCCGCGGCTTGGACGCGGCGGCGCGCGCCGCCGGCTGATAATCGCCTTCCTTCTGGTCGGCGCCGCGGTGTTGGCCTTTGTTTACGCGATGAACGCGCGGGGCGGCAAGGAGGCCGCGGCTGACGTCGCCTGTCCGGGATCGCGCCAGATCGCCAAGACGCTCGCGCCGCTCGCCCATGGCGAGGTTGCGGCTTTCGCGGTCTCGACGCAGCCGGGCCCGCTGCCCGAGCTCGTTTTCAATGGACCGGACGGCGCCCCGACGGCGCTTGCTTCATTCAGGGGCCAGACGGTGCTTTTGAATTTCTGGGCGACCTGGTGCGTGCCTTGCCGCAAGGAGATGCCCGCGCTTGACCGCCTGCAGGCGAAGGCCGGCTCGGATGGCTTCAAGGTGGTTGCGGTCAATATAGACACCGCCAAGCTTGATCGGCCGAAAGCATTTCTGAAAGAGGCGGAGATCAAAAATCTCGATTTCTTCGCCGATGAAACCGCTGGCGTGTTTCAAACGCTGAAGGGCGTCGGCAAGGCGCTGGGTCTGCCGACGACGATTCTTGTCGACCGCAACGGCTGCGATCTTGGAGTCATGGCCGGGCCGGCGGAATGGGATTCGCCCGACGCTCTCGCGCTGATCGCCGCCGCGCGAAAATAG
- a CDS encoding BolA/IbaG family iron-sulfur metabolism protein codes for MPMEPADIETLIKKGIPDAKIELTDLVGDKDHWSATITSAEFVGKTKLQQHQIVYKALGAFMGGPLHALQLNTQAPK; via the coding sequence ATGCCCATGGAACCCGCCGATATCGAGACGCTGATCAAAAAAGGAATCCCGGACGCAAAGATCGAGCTCACCGACCTTGTCGGCGACAAGGATCACTGGTCGGCGACCATCACTTCGGCGGAGTTCGTCGGCAAGACGAAGCTCCAGCAGCATCAGATCGTCTATAAGGCCCTCGGGGCTTTCATGGGCGGCCCGCTCCATGCATTGCAGCTCAACACGCAAGCTCCCAAATAG
- the grxD gene encoding Grx4 family monothiol glutaredoxin produces MAIKDVIQSTVDSNDVVLFMKGTPNFPQCGFSGQVVQILSYLDVPYTPVNCLETDEIRQGIKEFSSWPTIPQLYVKGEFIGGCDIVREMFQSGELASHLAGKGIPVKQPAKA; encoded by the coding sequence ATGGCCATCAAGGACGTGATTCAGTCGACGGTCGACTCCAACGATGTCGTGTTGTTCATGAAGGGGACGCCGAATTTCCCGCAATGCGGCTTTTCGGGCCAGGTCGTCCAGATCCTGTCCTATCTCGATGTGCCCTACACGCCCGTGAACTGCCTCGAGACGGACGAAATCCGTCAGGGAATCAAGGAGTTTTCGAGCTGGCCGACGATTCCCCAGCTTTACGTCAAGGGTGAATTCATCGGCGGCTGCGACATCGTCCGCGAAATGTTCCAGAGCGGCGAACTGGCGAGCCACCTCGCCGGCAAGGGCATCCCGGTCAAGCAGCCCGCAAAGGCCTGA
- the argH gene encoding argininosuccinate lyase: MSNKMWGGRFASGPDAIMEEINASIGFDYRLAMQDIAGSKAHVAMLADVGIVSADDAADITQGLEAIKAEIESGAFTFSRALEDIHMNVESRLAALIGPAAGRLHTARSRNDQVALDFRLWVRDTIDALDGQLRGLQLALAEKAKLYAGAVMPGFTHMQSAQPVTFGHHLLAYVEMFARDRSRLRDARARLNESPLGAAALAGTSFPIDRHATARALGFDRPTANSLDSVSDRDFVLETLSAAAIAAVHLSRFAEEIVLWSTPQFGFARLSDKFSTGSSIMPQKRNPDAAELVRGKAGRVIGALTGLLVVMKGLPLTYSKDMQEDKEGAFDALHSLSLCLAAMTGMVKDIEPDTERMKAAAGAGYATATDLADWLVKALGLPFREAHHVTGRLVAAASAQDKGLEELALAEMQAVEPRINAGVFAVLGVENSVRSRMSYGGTAPANVSEQAERWLGALAAEPASKI, from the coding sequence ATGAGCAACAAGATGTGGGGCGGCCGGTTCGCCAGCGGCCCGGACGCGATCATGGAGGAGATCAACGCCTCGATCGGCTTCGACTACCGGCTGGCGATGCAGGATATCGCCGGATCGAAAGCCCATGTGGCCATGCTCGCCGACGTCGGAATCGTCAGCGCCGACGACGCCGCCGACATAACCCAGGGCCTCGAAGCCATCAAAGCGGAAATCGAGAGCGGCGCCTTCACCTTTTCGCGCGCGCTCGAAGACATCCACATGAATGTCGAATCGCGCCTCGCCGCTCTGATCGGCCCCGCCGCCGGACGGCTGCACACGGCGCGCTCGCGCAACGATCAGGTGGCGCTGGATTTCCGCCTCTGGGTGCGCGACACGATCGACGCGCTCGATGGCCAGCTGCGCGGCCTGCAGCTCGCCCTCGCCGAAAAGGCCAAGCTCTACGCCGGCGCGGTCATGCCGGGCTTCACCCATATGCAGTCGGCCCAGCCGGTTACCTTCGGCCATCATCTGCTCGCCTATGTCGAGATGTTCGCGCGCGACCGCTCGCGCCTTCGCGACGCCCGCGCGCGGCTGAACGAAAGCCCGCTTGGCGCGGCGGCGCTAGCCGGCACTTCTTTTCCGATCGACCGTCACGCCACCGCCCGCGCGCTCGGCTTCGACCGGCCGACCGCCAATTCGCTGGATAGCGTGTCGGACCGCGATTTCGTGCTGGAAACCCTGAGCGCGGCTGCGATCGCCGCGGTCCATCTGTCGCGTTTCGCCGAGGAGATCGTTTTGTGGTCGACGCCGCAGTTCGGCTTCGCCCGGCTGTCGGATAAATTCTCGACCGGCTCCTCGATCATGCCGCAAAAGCGCAACCCCGACGCCGCCGAGCTCGTGCGCGGCAAGGCCGGCCGGGTGATCGGCGCGCTGACCGGCCTCCTCGTCGTAATGAAGGGCCTGCCGCTGACCTATTCGAAGGACATGCAGGAAGACAAAGAAGGCGCCTTCGACGCGCTGCATTCGCTCTCGCTTTGCCTTGCCGCCATGACCGGCATGGTCAAGGATATCGAGCCCGACACAGAGCGCATGAAGGCGGCCGCCGGCGCCGGCTACGCCACCGCGACCGACCTCGCCGACTGGCTGGTGAAGGCGCTCGGCCTGCCCTTCCGCGAGGCGCATCATGTGACGGGGCGCCTCGTCGCGGCGGCGAGCGCGCAGGATAAGGGCCTCGAGGAGTTGGCGCTCGCCGAGATGCAGGCGGTCGAGCCGAGGATCAACGCCGGCGTCTTCGCCGTATTGGGGGTCGAAAACTCCGTCCGCAGCCGCATGAGCTATGGCGGCACGGCGCCCGCCAATGTGAGCGAACAGGCGGAGCGCTGGCTGGGCGCGCTCGCCGCCGAACCCGCTTCGAAGATTTGA
- the tkt gene encoding transketolase — protein sequence MNALTKTSKGATDAEMANAIRVLSIDAVEKANSGHPGMPMGMADVATVLFTRFMKFDPADPAWPDRDRFVLSAGHGSMLLYSLLYLLGYPGVTRAEIERFRQLDSKTPGHPEYGHTAGVETTTGPLGQGLAAAVGMAIAEKLLAARFGSGAVNHRTYVIAGDGCLMEGVSQEAITLAGHLKLSKLIVLWDDNGITIDGKVSLADSTNQLARFEAAGWAAASVDGHDPEAVAKALEAAQSSDRPTLIACRTTIGYGAPTKAGTHAVHGAALGKDEVAGTRAAYGWPHAPFEIPDPIASAWRETAVKASAPRAAWEARLAALEPVLQARFKADISGDIEPAVADAVEAFKKAASDANAPQATRISSQKLLDKLAPAQPNLIGGSADLTGSNNTKAADMKPVSPVDFSGRYLHYGIREFGMAAAMNGIALHGGFIPYGGTFLVFADYSRPAIRLAALMGIRVIHVLTHDSIGLGEDGPTHQPVEHLASLRAIPNLLVFRPADAVETAEAWQLALERRTSPSVIALTRQNLPIVRRDHTTENLSAAGAYVLRAPEGERDVTLFATGSEVSLAVEAADRLRAEGVRAAVVSIPCFELFAEAPAAYRASVIGTAPRVGVEAALRQGWDIVLDRDDGFVGMSSFGASAPAGELYKKFGITVDAVVAEARARLAR from the coding sequence ATGAACGCGCTCACGAAAACTTCTAAGGGAGCGACGGACGCCGAGATGGCGAACGCCATCCGCGTGCTGTCCATCGACGCCGTGGAGAAGGCGAACTCCGGCCATCCCGGCATGCCGATGGGCATGGCCGACGTCGCGACCGTGCTGTTTACGCGCTTCATGAAATTCGATCCCGCCGATCCCGCGTGGCCGGACCGCGACCGCTTCGTCCTGTCTGCCGGCCATGGCTCGATGCTGCTCTATTCCCTGCTCTATCTGCTCGGCTATCCGGGCGTCACGCGAGCCGAAATCGAGCGCTTCCGTCAGCTCGATTCGAAGACGCCGGGACATCCCGAATATGGCCACACTGCCGGCGTCGAGACCACGACTGGGCCGCTCGGCCAGGGCCTCGCCGCGGCGGTCGGCATGGCGATCGCCGAAAAACTGCTCGCCGCGCGCTTTGGCTCAGGCGCCGTCAATCACCGCACCTATGTCATCGCCGGCGACGGCTGCTTGATGGAGGGTGTCAGCCAGGAGGCGATCACGCTCGCCGGGCACCTGAAACTGTCGAAACTGATCGTTCTTTGGGATGACAATGGCATCACCATCGACGGCAAGGTTTCGTTGGCCGATTCGACCAACCAGCTCGCCCGCTTCGAGGCGGCCGGATGGGCGGCAGCGAGCGTCGACGGACATGATCCCGAGGCGGTCGCGAAGGCCCTCGAGGCGGCGCAATCCTCCGACCGGCCGACCCTCATCGCCTGCCGCACCACCATCGGCTATGGCGCGCCGACCAAGGCCGGTACCCATGCGGTTCATGGCGCGGCGCTCGGCAAGGACGAGGTCGCGGGAACGCGCGCCGCCTATGGCTGGCCGCATGCGCCTTTCGAGATCCCCGATCCGATCGCCAGCGCCTGGCGCGAGACGGCGGTGAAGGCGTCGGCCCCTCGCGCCGCCTGGGAGGCGCGGCTCGCAGCGCTCGAGCCTGTGCTGCAGGCGCGATTCAAGGCCGACATCAGCGGCGACATCGAGCCCGCGGTCGCAGACGCGGTCGAAGCGTTCAAGAAGGCGGCGAGCGACGCCAACGCGCCGCAGGCGACGCGCATCTCTTCGCAAAAGCTGCTCGACAAGCTCGCCCCGGCGCAGCCCAATCTGATCGGCGGTTCGGCCGACCTCACGGGCTCCAACAACACCAAGGCCGCCGACATGAAGCCGGTGTCGCCGGTCGATTTTTCCGGTCGCTACCTGCATTACGGCATCCGCGAATTCGGCATGGCCGCCGCGATGAACGGCATCGCCCTGCATGGCGGCTTCATCCCCTATGGCGGAACCTTCCTCGTCTTTGCCGACTATAGTCGGCCTGCGATCCGCCTTGCGGCGCTGATGGGCATTCGCGTCATTCATGTGCTGACCCATGATTCGATCGGGCTCGGCGAGGACGGGCCGACGCATCAGCCGGTCGAGCACCTGGCCTCGCTGCGCGCCATTCCCAATCTGCTTGTGTTCCGCCCGGCGGACGCCGTCGAGACGGCCGAGGCCTGGCAGCTCGCGCTGGAGCGCCGGACTTCGCCCTCGGTGATCGCGCTGACGCGGCAGAATCTGCCGATCGTGCGGCGCGACCATACGACTGAGAATCTCAGCGCCGCCGGCGCCTATGTGCTGCGCGCGCCGGAAGGCGAACGCGACGTGACGCTGTTTGCGACGGGCTCCGAAGTTTCTTTGGCGGTCGAGGCGGCCGACCGGCTTCGCGCCGAAGGCGTCAGGGCGGCCGTGGTGTCGATCCCCTGCTTCGAGCTGTTCGCCGAGGCGCCGGCCGCCTATCGCGCCAGCGTCATCGGAACGGCGCCGCGGGTCGGCGTCGAGGCGGCGCTGCGGCAGGGCTGGGATATTGTGCTTGACCGGGATGACGGCTTCGTCGGCATGTCGTCATTTGGCGCTAGCGCTCCGGCCGGCGAACTCTACAAGAAATTCGGCATTACCGTGGATGCGGTCGTCGCCGAAGCCCGCGCGCGGCTCGCGCGCTGA
- a CDS encoding phosphoribulokinase produces MSVRYPIISVTGSSGAGTTSVKRTFEQIFRREGINACYIEGDAFHRYDRIEMRNVMEEESARGNNHFSHFGPAANLLDELEEVFRTYSARGVAKTRHYVHDEAEAALFGQEPGTFTEWKSLQAHSDLLFYEGLHGASVTDKVNIARHADLKIGVVPVINLEWIQKIHRDRADRGYTTEAVMDTILRRMPDYTRYICPQFTETDINFQRVPTVDTSNPFTARWIPTADESMVIIRFAKPSGIDFPYLLSMIHDSFMSRANSIVIPGAKLDIAMQLILTPFILQLVERRRRLTQGRKFDERAHENF; encoded by the coding sequence ATGTCGGTCAGATATCCGATCATTTCGGTTACCGGTTCGTCGGGCGCTGGCACCACCTCGGTCAAGCGCACCTTCGAGCAGATTTTCCGGCGCGAGGGAATTAACGCCTGCTATATCGAGGGCGACGCCTTCCACCGCTACGATCGCATCGAAATGCGGAACGTGATGGAGGAGGAGTCGGCCAGAGGCAACAATCATTTCAGCCATTTCGGGCCGGCCGCCAATCTGCTCGATGAGCTTGAAGAGGTCTTCCGCACCTATAGCGCGCGGGGCGTCGCCAAGACCCGCCATTATGTGCATGACGAGGCCGAGGCCGCGCTATTCGGCCAGGAGCCCGGCACTTTTACGGAATGGAAATCGCTTCAGGCGCACAGCGACCTCCTGTTCTATGAAGGCCTGCATGGCGCGTCCGTGACCGACAAGGTCAATATAGCCCGCCACGCCGACCTGAAGATCGGCGTCGTTCCGGTGATCAATCTCGAATGGATTCAGAAGATCCATCGCGACCGCGCCGACCGCGGCTATACGACCGAAGCGGTGATGGACACGATCTTGCGCCGGATGCCAGATTATACGCGCTACATCTGCCCGCAGTTCACGGAGACGGACATTAACTTCCAGCGCGTGCCGACGGTCGACACCTCAAATCCCTTCACGGCGCGCTGGATCCCGACGGCGGACGAATCCATGGTGATCATCCGCTTCGCCAAGCCGAGCGGCATCGACTTTCCCTATCTGCTGTCGATGATCCACGACAGCTTCATGTCGCGCGCGAACTCCATCGTCATCCCCGGCGCCAAGCTCGACATCGCCATGCAGCTCATCCTGACGCCTTTCATTCTGCAGCTGGTCGAGCGCAGAAGGCGCCTGACCCAAGGACGGAAATTCGATGAACGCGCTCACGAAAACTTCTAA
- a CDS encoding class 1 fructose-bisphosphatase produces MPRISGAEELKAYLGRVVGADARLEAAAATLGEIAAASVKMSDLIGLGRLYGHLGDSRGSTNSDGDVQKELDVLADEMFVEALRRAPVYGVVSEELKEALLLNPNAPIVVSMDPLDGSSNIDANVSIGTIFSLLPTLPEARSLEAHFLQKGRAQIAAGFVIYGPQTSMVFAIGASPVEIFTLDRNDGQFYHAATVGPIPKESSEYAVNSSNYRHWEPSIRAFIEDCARGLDGPMKRNYNMRWVASLVAEAYRILLRGGIFLYPGDQRPGYSDGRLRLLYEGAPVAFLIERAGGVATDGLSPLLDIEPTAIHQRAPLVFGSADPVRLVARYRSDPKVSAERAPLFGGRGLMRD; encoded by the coding sequence ATGCCAAGGATTTCGGGCGCAGAAGAATTGAAAGCCTACCTCGGCCGCGTCGTCGGCGCCGACGCCCGTCTTGAGGCGGCCGCGGCGACGCTTGGCGAGATCGCCGCCGCCTCCGTTAAAATGTCGGATCTGATCGGGCTCGGCCGGCTTTACGGCCATCTTGGCGACAGCCGTGGAAGCACCAACAGCGACGGCGACGTCCAGAAAGAGCTCGACGTCCTTGCCGATGAGATGTTCGTCGAGGCGCTGCGCCGCGCGCCGGTCTATGGCGTCGTCTCGGAAGAGCTGAAAGAGGCGCTTCTGCTCAATCCGAACGCTCCTATCGTCGTCTCCATGGACCCGCTCGACGGTTCGTCCAACATCGACGCCAATGTCTCGATCGGCACGATTTTCTCGCTGCTGCCGACCCTTCCGGAAGCGCGCTCGCTCGAGGCCCATTTCCTGCAAAAGGGACGCGCGCAGATCGCAGCGGGATTTGTCATCTACGGTCCGCAGACCTCGATGGTCTTCGCGATCGGCGCCAGCCCGGTCGAAATCTTTACGCTCGATCGCAACGACGGACAGTTTTACCACGCGGCGACGGTAGGGCCGATTCCGAAGGAATCGTCCGAATATGCGGTCAATTCCTCGAATTACCGCCATTGGGAGCCCTCGATCCGCGCCTTTATCGAGGATTGCGCCCGCGGCCTCGATGGGCCGATGAAGCGCAATTACAATATGCGCTGGGTGGCCTCCCTCGTTGCGGAGGCCTATCGCATCCTGCTGCGCGGCGGCATTTTCCTCTATCCGGGCGACCAGCGGCCGGGCTATTCCGACGGAAGGCTGCGGCTGCTCTATGAGGGCGCTCCGGTCGCTTTCCTCATCGAGCGGGCGGGCGGCGTCGCGACCGACGGGCTTTCGCCCCTGCTCGACATTGAGCCGACCGCCATTCACCAGCGCGCGCCGCTTGTCTTCGGGTCGGCAGACCCGGTGCGCCTCGTCGCCCGCTATCGCTCCGATCCGAAAGTCTCCGCCGAACGGGCGCCGCTGTTCGGCGGCCGCGGCCTTATGCGCGATTAG
- a CDS encoding alpha/beta hydrolase: MLLNGPSLAPLAGGAANALVVLLHGVGANGADLIDLAAYWRPDLSQTAFVSLNAPFPCDFAPDRLQWFSVADRTPAVLLQGMRVAALSLDATLDALLAERGLTDDRLALVGFSQGAMMALHVGLRRRRRLAGIVAFSGALRGGETLRAEILSKPPVLLVHGEMDEIVPFAAMAEARSALEREGVPVAVLARPRLGHAIDEVGLDAAGRFLRDALAPGVAAG, encoded by the coding sequence ATGCTGCTGAACGGCCCCAGCCTCGCGCCCCTTGCCGGCGGCGCGGCGAACGCTCTCGTCGTGCTGCTGCATGGCGTCGGCGCCAATGGCGCCGATCTCATCGATCTTGCCGCCTATTGGCGGCCAGATCTGTCCCAAACCGCATTCGTCTCCCTCAACGCGCCTTTTCCCTGCGACTTTGCGCCCGACCGGCTGCAATGGTTCAGCGTCGCCGACCGCACGCCCGCGGTTCTGCTGCAGGGCATGCGCGTCGCAGCCTTGAGCCTTGACGCGACGCTCGACGCGCTCCTGGCCGAGCGCGGCCTGACGGACGACAGGCTCGCGCTCGTCGGGTTTTCGCAAGGCGCGATGATGGCGCTTCATGTCGGGCTGAGGCGGCGCCGGCGGCTCGCCGGGATCGTTGCCTTCTCCGGCGCGCTGCGGGGCGGCGAGACGCTTCGCGCCGAAATCTTATCGAAGCCGCCGGTTCTGCTGGTTCACGGCGAGATGGACGAGATCGTGCCTTTCGCGGCGATGGCCGAGGCCCGCTCCGCGCTGGAGCGCGAAGGCGTCCCGGTCGCCGTGCTGGCGCGGCCCCGGCTCGGCCATGCGATCGACGAGGTCGGCCTCGACGCGGCCGGGCGATTCCTGCGCGACGCGCTGGCGCCGGGGGTCGCGGCCGGCTGA
- the purL gene encoding phosphoribosylformylglycinamidine synthase subunit PurL, translated as MPRQDPAVTPELVASHGLKPDEYQRILDLIGRVPTFTELGIFSAMWNEHCSYKSSRLHLRALPTKAPWVIQGPGENAGVIDIGDGEACVFKMESHNHPSYIEPFQGAATGVGGILRDVFTMGARPVACLNLLRFGAPEHPKTRHLVSGVVAGIGSYGNSFGVPTVGGATAFHMGYDGNILVNAMAVGIARADEIFYAKATGIGNPIVYLGSKTGRDGIHGATMASAAFEEDAEAKRPTVQVGDPFTEKLLLEACLELMRTGAVIAIQDMGAAGLTSSAVEMGAKGDLGIELDLDAVPCRETGMSAYEMLLSESQERMLMVLDPQKEAEAKAVFVKWGLDFAIIGKTTDTLRFVVKHEGEVKADLPIKQLGDAAPLYDRPHIASPALEKIEAAAIEPPLSNAGALALLLATPDLCSKRWIYEQYDHLILGNSVETPGGDAAVIRLGDGPKGLALTTDVTPRYCEADPVAGGRQAVAEAWRNLTAVGALPRAVTDNLNFGNPEKPEIMGQFVGCLTGIGEACRALDFPIVSGNVSLYNESSGKGIPPTPSIGGVGVIADVGLAAKLAFRRAGDAILLIGDTEGWLGQSLYLRDVCGREAGAPPPVDLAAEKRNGDFVRELIRAALVSAVHDISDGGLAVALAEMAMAGGVGASVEAPANVPAHGFWFGEDQSRYIVATSPERALGVLAAAQRAGVPCRRIGETGGAALTLKGEAAILIADLSARFEGWLPDYMAAAL; from the coding sequence TTGCCTCGACAGGACCCAGCCGTCACGCCCGAACTCGTCGCGTCGCACGGCCTCAAGCCGGACGAATATCAGCGCATCCTCGATCTGATCGGCCGCGTTCCGACCTTTACGGAGCTCGGCATTTTCTCGGCCATGTGGAACGAGCACTGCTCCTATAAATCGTCGCGGCTGCATCTGCGCGCGCTGCCGACCAAGGCGCCCTGGGTCATTCAGGGACCGGGCGAGAACGCCGGCGTGATCGACATCGGCGACGGCGAGGCCTGCGTCTTCAAGATGGAGAGCCACAACCATCCCTCCTACATCGAGCCCTTTCAGGGCGCGGCCACCGGAGTCGGCGGCATATTGCGCGACGTCTTCACCATGGGCGCACGCCCCGTCGCCTGTCTCAACCTGCTGCGCTTCGGCGCGCCGGAACACCCCAAGACGCGCCATCTCGTTTCCGGCGTCGTCGCCGGCATCGGCTCTTACGGCAATAGTTTCGGCGTGCCGACAGTCGGCGGCGCGACGGCGTTCCACATGGGCTATGACGGCAATATTCTCGTCAACGCCATGGCGGTGGGCATCGCCCGCGCCGATGAGATTTTCTACGCCAAGGCGACCGGAATCGGCAATCCGATCGTCTATCTCGGCTCAAAGACCGGCCGCGACGGCATCCATGGCGCGACCATGGCCTCGGCCGCTTTCGAGGAGGACGCCGAGGCGAAGCGCCCGACCGTGCAGGTCGGCGATCCTTTCACCGAGAAGCTGCTGTTAGAGGCTTGCCTCGAACTGATGCGCACCGGCGCCGTCATCGCCATTCAGGACATGGGCGCGGCCGGGCTGACCTCCTCGGCAGTCGAAATGGGCGCCAAGGGCGATCTCGGCATCGAACTTGATCTCGACGCCGTGCCCTGCCGCGAGACCGGCATGAGCGCCTATGAGATGCTGCTCTCCGAGAGTCAGGAGCGCATGCTGATGGTGCTCGATCCGCAAAAGGAGGCCGAGGCCAAGGCGGTCTTCGTCAAATGGGGGCTCGATTTCGCCATCATCGGCAAGACCACCGATACGCTGCGCTTCGTCGTCAAACATGAGGGCGAGGTGAAAGCCGACCTGCCGATCAAGCAGCTTGGCGACGCCGCCCCTCTTTATGACCGCCCGCATATCGCGAGCCCGGCGCTTGAGAAGATCGAGGCCGCCGCGATCGAGCCGCCGCTCTCAAACGCCGGGGCGCTCGCGTTGCTGCTGGCGACGCCGGATCTTTGCTCCAAGCGCTGGATCTACGAGCAATATGACCATCTCATTCTTGGCAATAGCGTCGAGACGCCGGGGGGCGACGCGGCTGTGATCCGCCTTGGCGACGGCCCGAAGGGTCTTGCCCTTACGACCGACGTGACGCCCCGCTACTGCGAGGCGGACCCCGTCGCGGGCGGTCGGCAGGCCGTCGCGGAAGCCTGGCGCAACCTGACCGCCGTCGGCGCCCTGCCCCGCGCCGTGACCGACAATCTCAATTTCGGCAATCCGGAAAAACCCGAGATCATGGGCCAGTTCGTCGGCTGTCTGACCGGCATCGGCGAAGCGTGCCGGGCGCTCGACTTCCCGATCGTCTCCGGCAATGTCTCACTTTACAATGAGAGCAGCGGCAAGGGCATTCCGCCGACGCCCTCGATCGGCGGCGTTGGCGTCATCGCGGACGTCGGCCTTGCGGCGAAACTCGCCTTCCGGCGCGCAGGCGACGCCATTCTCCTGATCGGCGACACGGAGGGCTGGCTCGGCCAGTCGCTCTATCTGCGCGACGTCTGCGGCCGCGAGGCGGGCGCGCCGCCGCCGGTCGATCTCGCCGCCGAAAAGCGCAATGGCGATTTCGTCCGCGAGCTGATTCGCGCGGCCCTCGTCAGCGCAGTCCACGACATATCGGACGGCGGACTTGCCGTCGCCCTCGCGGAGATGGCGATGGCCGGAGGAGTCGGCGCGAGCGTCGAGGCGCCCGCCAATGTCCCGGCGCATGGCTTCTGGTTCGGCGAGGATCAGTCGCGCTATATTGTCGCGACCTCGCCCGAGCGTGCGCTCGGCGTTCTCGCCGCGGCCCAGCGCGCCGGCGTTCCCTGCCGCCGCATCGGCGAGACAGGCGGCGCGGCGTTGACCCTCAAGGGCGAGGCGGCCATATTGATCGCGGATCTTTCGGCGCGCTTCGAGGGCTGGCTTCCCGATTATATGGCGGCCGCGCTCTAG
- a CDS encoding LysR family transcriptional regulator, producing MRRMTLKHLETVVAVAESGTIAAAADVLNVTAAALTSRIKLLEDDVGVALFDRTGGRLRLTSAGQEVVTIAMRVDLLLAELKATLTAHKDKNAGRVTIGVASTAKYFAPRLIASFARGHPRVEIAVTVGNRATIVAALREQTVDVALMGFPPADVPVVAEIFGPHPQVVIAPPDHSMAKRVGIDKTELCHEGFIIREAGSGTRNNFDAFFGGLVLPPPRVHIEIGSNETVKQAVMAGLGLTLISAHTIEAEVAEGRLAILDVIGMPIMRQWYVVRPQAREQSPAARSMWQFILADGRGFLPKIALPVK from the coding sequence ATGCGCCGGATGACCTTAAAGCACCTCGAAACCGTCGTCGCGGTGGCCGAGAGCGGCACCATCGCTGCGGCGGCGGACGTCCTCAATGTGACCGCCGCCGCCCTGACGTCGCGCATAAAACTGCTCGAGGACGATGTCGGCGTCGCCTTGTTCGACCGCACCGGCGGACGGCTGCGCCTGACCAGCGCGGGGCAGGAGGTGGTCACGATCGCCATGCGCGTCGATCTCCTGCTCGCCGAGCTCAAGGCGACGCTGACCGCGCATAAGGACAAGAACGCCGGCCGCGTCACGATCGGCGTCGCCTCCACCGCCAAATATTTCGCGCCACGCCTGATCGCCTCCTTCGCGCGCGGGCATCCGCGCGTCGAGATCGCGGTCACGGTCGGCAATCGCGCGACCATCGTCGCCGCGCTGCGCGAGCAGACCGTCGATGTCGCCCTGATGGGATTTCCGCCAGCGGACGTTCCGGTCGTCGCGGAGATTTTCGGCCCGCATCCGCAGGTCGTCATCGCGCCGCCCGATCACAGCATGGCCAAGCGCGTCGGCATCGACAAGACCGAGCTGTGCCATGAGGGCTTCATCATCCGCGAAGCGGGCTCAGGCACGCGCAATAATTTCGACGCTTTCTTTGGCGGATTGGTGCTGCCGCCGCCGCGCGTCCATATCGAGATCGGCTCGAACGAGACGGTCAAGCAGGCGGTGATGGCGGGCCTTGGCCTCACGCTCATCTCCGCGCACACCATCGAGGCGGAAGTCGCCGAGGGCCGTCTCGCGATCCTCGACGTCATCGGCATGCCGATCATGCGGCAATGGTATGTGGTGCGCCCGCAGGCCCGCGAGCAATCGCCGGCGGCGCGCTCGATGTGGCAGTTCATCCTTGCCGACGGCCGCGGTTTTCTGCCGAAGATCGCGTTGCCGGTGAAATAG